Sequence from the Cryptococcus neoformans var. neoformans JEC21 chromosome 1, complete sequence genome:
AAAATGTTGCTCTTGCGGCGACTGGTTTCATTTGGGTGGGTCTCGTCTTTTCATGGCTTCTAATCATTCGGAATGATATCGGGTAACGAATTTGCTAATATTAATCCATATGTACAGGTGCGATACTCTTTCGTCATCACCCCTGTCAACTACTCCCTCGCTGCCGTCAACTTCTTCGTTGGTTCCACTGGTGTCGCTCAGCTTTATCGAGTGTGGGATTACAGGAGGAAAAATCCTGGAGCCGTGTCAAGCGCCTAACGATAAGAGCTGCTCAAGGGGATAGTAGATGGAGTTGGGAGATTAGACTTGTTGTAGGGTACCCATACCCATCGGCCAATTGTCATGAACTCGCGTCGAACGCCTTGATGGCCCTAAAAGGATCACTACTGGTCATTGTGGTGAAATAAGTCGAAGAGAGATCATCTACAGGTGTTAATCGTTGACTGTCAGATAGATTTGAATTTCAAATTGCTGCAGTCACATATAGGGCTACATGTTCAAAAACCAATCACTAATAGCTACTGTATTTATGCAGTAGACAGTTATTCTTGGCACCCATTGTCTTCTCCAAGGTCAACGCCATCTTACAAAACCTCCCACCTCTGTCTGCCGATACTGATCAACCTCGTAAATAACCCCTCTCGCCTGCCAACTCTTCGGAAATGCATCgtctctccatcatccttcgGAGCATCAGGACCGGCGGCAAATTCTTTCGCCTGTTGCACTCCTGATTTGAAGCGAATGGTCAAGCCCAATCCTTCTACATCCGCGCCGGAAGCCCAGCCAAGCGCCATACGAGGCATAGAAACGTGGCTCTGAAGGAGAAGTCAGAATCTAAATATGATAGGATGGACTGGGAAATGTGGCCGACTCGCCTTTTTAATTTCGACGATGTCATCGACAGGTCGTACAAAATGCGCTTTTGTACCGGAAACGGGAACAAAACTGATTGTAGGCATGGAGATGCCCTCTTCTCTACTGTCAATAATAATGTGACCAGAGGTACCGTTGAGTTTTGCGGGGTAGGCTACAGCACTATCAGTGGAATCGCGCAGATCGGTGCCAATCGACACACGTACAATCAATGTTACCATCATCCTTAATATTACCTCGGAACAGGACTTTATCCACCTTATCTCCAATCTTCCCCAACTTTATTAGCTGCCCCCCAAGCCACTCGTACCACCAATCCTCCATACTCACCTGTTTCCTTGCCCCATCGACCTTGACGTCTCCTCTAAATCCCGCCATGTGTTTTCCGGCACTCTTAAAGACACCTGTAATGTGCGACTTAGTCTTGTGCTTGGTCTTGGCAGCTACCTCTGCGGTAGCACCTTCTTGTGCGGCTTCCAAGACTTCGGCGTCGTCATCCGCTGTGACCGCAGCGGGTGTAGTGTCTTTAATTGCTTCCTATTGGGAGTGAAGGTGTGTTAGTGGGTATAAGTCAAGGCTGTGACTTTTTGCTTACTTTGGGAGTACCTGAAAGAGGGGGAGGACTAGATTTGAGTTGAGAAAGGTAAGTGTGTGAATGAGGAGAGTAGCAAGCGCATGACTCACGGAGGTCGAGGCAAGGGCTTGCCCAACGCTTCTGTGACCCTCAGCAAGTGCAAGGTCAACTGAGTATCGGTAGGGACGCGAGACAGAATCGAGCTTTCATTGAACCAGAGTCAATTCTCACTTCTCAATAGAGCATTTTGAAGACGACTCACTTGCGCATGTCCAACAGTTCTTGCCAATTGGGAACGACTTCGACGAATTTGTTAATTCCCTTGATGATCAAGGGCTGACCCCACATGCCGACACCAAAACCCAATGTCGCCAATCGGCCAAAAACCCAGGCGGGGACAAAAGTAAGAAGAAAAGCAGGAGGAATGAGGAAGGCGCCAGCAATCTTGAACCTGGCGAAATTGTCGGGGTAAGGGCCTGGAGGGGAAAGAGCACTATGAAAAGTTAAGACCATTATATTCTGCCGCTCAGTAATTGCGAGAGCTTACTTGGCGAATCGCTCGATAGAATCCGCAACGGTTCCCAAACCATCCTCTGACAGCTTGGTCATTTTTGAAACCATCTcatcccttttcctcttcgcttCCCTTTGAgccaacttcttcttctccttatcATTCAAGGGCTCAGCGGGCGTGATTTTCTCACCACCTATAACAATATCGGCAGATTCGAGGCCTTGGGGTTTGCCGTCAACGGGGGCAGTCTCGACGGCAGCTTCGTCCtccgaagatgatgactcgggttcctcctctttctcacCGACGTTGGAGTTCCCAGCCtctttacccttcttcttgccatccTACGACCAATAAATGATTAGCGCTTCATATTGCTAGACCTTCCGATGGTTTAGGGCACTTACAAAGAGCAATCTGGTGGTGAAAGCCTTCAAAATCGAGGTAGCTTCAAAAGCCTGTTCCTCAGCCTGTTCTGCCTTGGTCCTATGTACTGTCTTTCCATCGATGTTTCCCAAGAGACTTTCGTCTCCCTTCTGGTTGGTGGGGTCGGTAGCACTAGGCGGCGTGAATGGTGCAGGAGGCACCGGTGGGAATAGGAATCGCCTCGTGCGAGGGAAACAGACCAAGATGGATAAGAAAATCATAATTGCGGCAACAGCGTAGCCAAAAATCCAAGCAGTGAAGTACACCACACAATACGTCCCAGTTCTCCAACGCTCTTCGGGAGACCAAGACATGAGGCGCTGAAGCTCGCGTGCCCCTCGTAGAGACGAAGGGCCTACGGCGGCAATACAACGCTCGAGGTTGGAACGGAGCACATCTGTGTGGGAGGGGAGGTTCGGAAGTGTAGAGGGACGAAGGTCAGGCTCCGCAGCGGGAAGGTTACGAGCAGGGTGCAGGACATGGGTAATTTGCTGGGAATGCGTAGTCAGCCCTGTCCCAATTCATAATTCTGTAACAGCCAAATCGGGAAGAACGAAAAAGCACTCACTACATCGAACCGTCGAAGCATGGCCCAAAGACGGTCATCTTCGAGACCAGCCACTACCGTTCCCTGCGGCTTCTCGCCCTTCAAATCCCTCTCTTCAGCTTTGGTCTTTTCGACTTCCCTCTTAATGACCTGAGGAtgctcttctttgatgGCTTCTTTCTGCTCCTCCGGGTGGGTAGCAGGGTTGGTAGGCAAAGCAGTAGGGGCAGATTCCTTCGATGGCTTGTTAGGGTCTATCGACGCAGTGGGAGCCTGAGTCTGCGCCTCGGGATTGTCAAGTGGCGCTGTAGGAATGGTCGTGGACGGGGCATCTGGAACGGGGATTTCGTGAGCCTCTACCGGCTGTTGAGCAGCAGGCGGTGCTGGCGGTATTGGCTCGGCTGTAGGTGAGTTTGACATGACTTGTGTTGTTGATggcaaggagagaaatgAGGATTCGCAGTTGACAAAAATAATAAATGGCTACGGCGTCTCACAGGCAGCGGAATTCAGGAGCCACCTATGATCAATATCAGTTCAGCGGAAGGCTGGAATGACGTCATTACGTCATACCTTCAAGTCAATTCCCTCCTATTTTGTTTTTTCGGAGTTTGGGAGCAGTCCGCCTATGGCGTTGTTCCGCCGcaataattaattaatcAAGGATTCTACATTTGTCCTATTACTTAATACATATGCACCTTGTTGGTGAGTGAATATTTATGCGACGAAATTATCCTTTATTATGGACCTCCTCTGTTCCTTGTTAAGGCCGAAGGGGAACTTTTTCCTCTATGGCTCGGGCCGAGGGAGCCGGGCGGAACGATGTGGCAGGCACGATCAATCAAGAGAGCCGGAGTAGGCCGAAATGAGTTGGTTCCGAGATTTACAATTTGTTTTCGGATGGAAGTGCGAGAGTCGGATCAGATAGCCAATACAACACTCCGCGATAGCCAATATTCACTTTCAATAGCCAATGCTAAGAGAACGTCACGAGACGTGCGGAACAGTCAAGCGTTTATAAAGAGGGAAGTTCAGCAACAATTGACCCACAGGTAACGAACAATCAACAATACCAATGGTAGCCCCTACTTACGACGCTCTCAAGCTCCCTGCCCATGTCAAGACCATTCTGGTCACTGGTGCTGGAGGTAGGTTGACAAACTCATGACTCATTTCAGTCCAGACAGTGCTGACGCCTATGAAAGGTTTTGTCGGGCAGCAGCTCGTGAAACTTTTACTCGAACTCCATCCTACCGTCAAGCTCATCACCACTGACATTGTCCAACCTCCAAGTCACGGTGTCACGGACACCAACCGTCTCAAATCGGTCAAAGCTGACTTAGGCAagcaagaggagattgatggGCTGCTTAAGGGTGAAACAATTGGTGGTGTCTTCGCTTTACAGTATGTGCTCttcaatcatctccttcaaaccCTTTCTAATTTCAGCGATGTAGCGGTATTATGTCTGGAGGCGCCGAGGCAAACTTCCCCTTGGGTTATGCGGTCAACGTTGACTCTAACCTCAATCTCCTGAAGTCAATGTACAACcattccctctctctccctgcCGATGCCCCTAGACCGCTTTACGTCTTTGTTTCATCACTCGCTGTATATGGTGGACCCAAGTGCAAGCCTACCGATTACGTCGTGCCTAAGGACACACCTATCATTCCCGGTAGTAGCTATGGCGTGCAGAAGACTATAGTTGAGTTGTATGTTTATGACTATGGGAGGAAAGGTGAGTGTCGCCCAAAAACTGTTGAATGTGATTACAAGCTGACATGTTCTGTTATTTAAAGGTTATCTCGACACCCGATCAGTCCGTCTCCCCACTGTCGCCATTCGCCCCGGTGCCCCTTCGTCCGCCGCATCGTCCTTCATTTCCGGCCTTATCCGTGAACCTCTTCAAGGCATGGAAGCAATTTGCCCCATTGCAGAGTCTATTGACGACCCAGCCTTGGACAATATGCCTTTTTGGTGTAGCCGAACTAAGACGGTTGTGAGAAACATTGCGTATGCGATGTGTATGCCCGAAAGTAACTTCAAAGAGGGCGAAGGGAGAAGCATAAACATTCCTGGTATCAAGATCAGCCCTAGACAGATCATTGATGCTTTGTAAGTGATTTCACTTTCTGATAAGGAGACTTTGACTGATACGCATTCAGGATTGAGCACGGAGGAAAGGACAAGTTCAACTTGATCAAGTTTCAAAAGGATCAGGCCGTTATTAACATTTGCAAGACCTGGGCAGGTGAATATGACAACTCAGACTTCTTGGCCATGGGCTTTGAAGCGGACGACCCCAAGACCGGATTTGCTCTGGCGGTGCAGGATTTCAAGGATGAGTTGACGGCGAGCCAGAAGTGAAAAGAATAATAATTAGAAATCGAAAAGTGATTCTTTTTGAAGTGTGATGTTTTCGGTGGTTTCTGTCTTGAAGTTCATACAATGCAGTGACATCATTTCGCATTGGCTATGACACTGAATATAATCATACAATCCAAAGCTAAAAGACCATTAAACGTCgaccttgagcttctcTAGACTCTCACTCAAATCCTCCAATCCACTCCCTTCTACCGCCCCGCCACTCCTGATCATGATAGAAGCCTTCAACATCCCCAACATCCTCTCCGCCGACTCTGCGTGGCCCCTCGcgacctcatcctcatccgtACTCTTCACATATCCCAACACAGTCTCCGCCCTCTCCAACAGCCCAGGCGGAATACCTCCTTCTTGCAAATCGGCATCTGTATCAGGGGCTGGATGTTCCTTGTACAAAATCTCGCCTGCTTCGAGGCCCGTACACTCGGAATGGTCAGACATGATCTTGAAGGTTATAACGCTAAACACCCAGTTAAGGAACGCGATTGCCGCTCGACGCAAGGCCGGGTGCTTGCTATCATCGTACGCCAGGGGATCTGTATCCTCAATCCATGGATCAGGcactttcctctcttcttcctcatcctcctgcTCAGGTTGTTCATCCTCGATAAGCTGAACATTTCTAGGTTTCTTGTCCCCCTTCCACGAAGGCTGGGGTGGTCCCTCTACGGTTTGGATTGCCCCTGGACGGAAGGGCGAGACAGCAACAGATTCAATTTGGATGAGATCGATGGCAGAGTTTGTAAGGTCAGTAGACCAGGGTAAAAGGGAGATGTACGACACTTTGGCGCATGTTGtgagaagggaaagagcagAAGATCGGATGGCGGTTGAGAGGGACGTGTCGGGGAAGATACTCATGAGTACTGGGATAATCTTGTCGGCTATCGCACGATGCTTTAGCATGCCTTTCACTTGCAATGACCTATATGCCACTTACCATACAAGCCCAAAGCA
This genomic interval carries:
- a CDS encoding mitochondrion protein, putative, with protein sequence MSAPLGNAAAQQTTSKFQAFLNHPAGPKTIFFWAPIAKWGLVLAGVKDLSRPAEKLSVSQNVALAATGFIWVRYSFVITPVNYSLAAVNFFVGSTGVAQLYRVWDYRRKNPGAVSSA
- a CDS encoding conserved expressed protein, producing MSNSPTAEPIPPAPPAAQQPVEAHEIPVPDAPSTTIPTAPLDNPEAQTQAPTASIDPNKPSKESAPTALPTNPATHPEEQKEAIKEEHPQVIKREVEKTKAEERDLKGEKPQGTVVAGLEDDRLWAMLRRFDVQITHVLHPARNLPAAEPDLRPSTLPNLPSHTDVLRSNLERCIAAVGPSSLRGARELQRLMSWSPEERWRTGTYCVVYFTAWIFGYAVAAIMIFLSILVCFPRTRRFLFPPVPPAPFTPPSATDPTNQKGDESLLGNIDGKTVHRTKAEQAEEQAFEATSILKAFTTRLLFDGKKKGKEAGNSNVGEKEEEPESSSSEDEAAVETAPVDGKPQGLESADIVIGGEKITPAEPLNDKEKKKLAQREAKRKRDEMVSKMTKLSEDGLGTVADSIERFANALSPPGPYPDNFARFKIAGAFLIPPAFLLTFVPAWVFGRLATLGFGVGMWGQPLIIKGINKFVEVVPNWQELLDMRNSILSRVPTDTQLTLHLLRVTEALGKPLPRPPPPPLSGTPKEAIKDTTPAAVTADDDAEVLEAAQEGATAEVAAKTKHKTKSHITGVFKSAGKHMAGFRGDVKVDGARKQIGDKVDKVLFRGNIKDDGNIDSYPAKLNGTSGHIIIDSREEGISMPTISFVPVSGTKAHFVRPVDDIVEIKKSHVSMPRMALGWASGADVEGLGLTIRFKSGVQQAKEFAAGPDAPKDDGETMHFRRVGRREGLFTRLISIGRQRWEVL
- a CDS encoding conserved expressed protein — encoded protein: MVAPTYDALKLPAHVKTILVTGAGGFVGQQLVKLLLELHPTVKLITTDIVQPPSHGVTDTNRLKSVKADLGKQEEIDGLLKGETIGGVFALHGIMSGGAEANFPLGYAVNVDSNLNLLKSMYNHSLSLPADAPRPLYVFVSSLAVYGGPKCKPTDYVVPKDTPIIPGSSYGVQKTIVELYVYDYGRKGYLDTRSVRLPTVAIRPGAPSSAASSFISGLIREPLQGMEAICPIAESIDDPALDNMPFWCSRTKTVVRNIAYAMCMPESNFKEGEGRSINIPGIKISPRQIIDALIEHGGKDKFNLIKFQKDQAVINICKTWAGEYDNSDFLAMGFEADDPKTGFALAVQDFKDELTASQK